From one Musa acuminata AAA Group cultivar baxijiao chromosome BXJ2-6, Cavendish_Baxijiao_AAA, whole genome shotgun sequence genomic stretch:
- the LOC103973859 gene encoding heat shock 70 kDa protein, mitochondrial-like, whose product MAIGSMLLSRMARSRSLTYPISSALPQVSKLLKAPNGMSPPTQSWPDAGARAFSSKSASADVIGVDLGTTNSCVAVMDGKSPKVIENAEGARTTPSIVAFNPKGELLVGTPAKRQAVTNPANTLFGTKRLIGRRFDDPQTQKELTMVPYKIVKAPNGDAWVEMNGQQYSPSQIGAFVLTKMKETAEAYLGKSVSKAVITVPAYFNDAQRQATKDAGRIAGLEVLRIINEPTAAALSYGMNNKEGLIAVFDLGGGTFDVSILEISNGVFEVKATNGDTFLGGEDFDNALLDYLVSDFKRSENIDLSKDRLALQRLREAAEKAKVELSSTLQTEINLPFITADASGAKHFNVTLTRSKFESLVNHLIERTRIPCSNCLKDAGISAKELDEVLLVGGMTRVPKVQEIVSQIFGKNPSKSVNPDEAVAMGAAIQGGILRGDVKELLLLDVTPLSLGIETLGGIFTRLINRNTTIPTNKSQVFSTAADNQTQVGIRVLQGEREMASDNKLLGEFNLTGIPPSPRGMPQIEVTFDIDANGIVKVSAKDKATGKEQEITIRSSGGLSEEVIEKMVKEAEIHARKDQERKSLIDIKNTADTTIYSIEKSLGEFRDKIPGEVAKEIEDSVADLRAAMSQQDNAEKIKEKMEAANKAVSKIGQHMQQGGGGGGGGSSGSASEADYKEAKM is encoded by the exons atggCGATCGGCTCCATGCTCCTCTCGAGGATGGCTAGGTCCAGGTCATTGACCTACCCCATCTCCTCCGCTCTGCCCCAG GTTTCTAAGCTTCTGAAGGCTCCAAATGGTATGTCTCCTCCAACTCAAAGTTGGCCTGATGCTGGTGCAAGAGCATTTAG CTCAAAGTCGGCAAGTGCAGATGTAATCGGCGTCGATTTGGGTACAACAAACTCTTGTGTTGCTGTCATGGATGGAAAG AGTCCCAAGGTGATTGAAAATGCAGAAGGTGCAAGGACGACTCCGTCAATCGTCGCCTTCAATCCGAAGGGTGAACTTCTGGTGGGCACTCCAGCAAAACGCCAAGCGGTGACAAACCCAGCCAACACTTTATTCGGTACCAAGCGATTGATCGGAAGAAGGTTTGATGACCCCCAGACACAAAAGGAACTGACGATGGTGCCATATAAAATTGTCAAGGCACCAAACGGGGATGCTTGGGTTGAAATGAATGGACAGCAATACTCCCCGAGCCAGATTGGTGCATTCGTGCTCACCAAGATGAAGGAAACCGCAGAGGCTTATCTTGGTAAATCTGTTTCGAAGGCTGTCATCACTGTTCCCGCCTACTTCAACGATGCACAGCGCCAGGCTACAAAGGATGCAGGGAGAATTGCTGGGCTTGAAGTCCTTAGGATTATCAATGAGCCAACTGCAGCTGCACTTTCCTATGGAATGAACAATAAGGAGGGTTTGATTGCTGTCTTtgatttgggcggtggtactttcGATGTCTCCATCCTGGAAATCTCCAATGGGGTATTTGAG GTCAAGGCTACCAACGGGGATACATTCCTTGGTGGGGAAGACTTCGATAATGCGCTGCTAGACTATTTGGTTAGTGATTTtaaaaggtcagagaacattgaTTTGTCCAAGGACCGATTGGCGCTACAACGGCTAAGAGAAGCAGCAGAGAAAGCAAAAGTGGAACTCTCATCGACATTGCAAACAGAGATAAACCTTCCTTTTATTACCGCTGATGCTTCAGGAGCCAAACACTTCAATGTCACATTGACACGATCTAAGTTTGAATCACTTGTTAACCATCTGATCGAGAGAACCCGGATACCATGCAGCAATTGCCTGAAAGATGCTGGCATTTCAGCAAAAGAACTCGATGAAGTCCTTTTGGTTGGTGGTATGACAAGGGTACCCAAGGTTCAGGAAATTGTTAGTCAGATTTTTGGCAAGAACCCTAGCAAAAGTGTGAACCCCGATGAGGCTGTTGCCATGGGAGCTGCCATACAAGGTGGCATCCTGAGGGGTGACGTTAAGGAGCTTCTCTTGCTGGATGTCACCCCACTCTCCCTCGGCATTGAGACTCTTGGAGGGATCTTTACGCGGCTTATCAACCGAAACACAACTATTCCAACCAACAAGAGTCAGGTCTTCTCGACTGCAGCTGATAACCAAACCCAGGTCGGCATCCGGGTATTGCAGGGTGAGAGGGAAATGGCTTCGGATAATAAGCTTCTTGGGGAATTCAATCTCACTGGCATTCCTCCTTCTCCAAGAGGCATGCCCCAAATAGAGGTCACCTTTGATATCGATGCGAACGGGATCGTGAAGGTCTCGGCCAAGGATAAAGCAACAGGCAAAGAGCAGGAAATCACCATCAGATCCTCAGGTGGGCTGTCTGAAGAGGTGATAGAAAAGATGGTAAAGGAGGCAGAGATTCATGCTCGGAAGGATCAGGAGAGGAAGTCACTGATCGATATCAAGAACACTGCAGACACTACAATTTACAGTATCGAAAAGAGCCTTGGGGAGTTCAGAGATAAGATTCCCGGGGAGGTTGCCAAAGAGATCGAAGACTCGGTGGCTGATTTGAGGGCTGCAATGAGCCAACAAGACAATGCGGAGAAGATCAAGGAGAAGATGGAAGCTGCAAACAAGGCAGTCTCAAAGATCGGACAGCATATGCAacaaggtggaggtggaggtggaggagggTCTTCAGGTTCTGCATCTGAAGCCGACTACAAGGAAGCCAAGATGTAG